ATCACGTACTTCCCATCGCCAGTCTGCCGGAGGCTGGCAGTAAACTGGGCCTGTAGGATCAGCAGGTGTTGGGGGTTCCAGTTGGACTGCCGGCCCTTGCGTTTCTGGGCTGGAGAGATCTCCTCTAGCTCCTCTTGAGTGGAACCCTCGAGGTCAGACCTTTCCGACAGGCTGGTGGGCGTGGAGGACTTGGAAGCTTGACTCTCTGTGAGGTTTCTCAGCATGTCTGATATGTCAGACAGGGCGTTCTCACGCAGCGGGGAGTTGGACATGAACGAGGCCACAGCGGACGAGGCCTTGGCCATGGTGGCTGTGGAGGAGGGGGAGCCCGAGGAGGGTGTTGATGTGGATGACGACAGGGCAGCCGAACCCAGGGAGCTACTCTTTTCATTCTTGCCTTTGGTCAGGTCTATTGGCTGGTCGTTGTTGACGTGGTAGAAGTAGCGGTCTAAGTGCTCGTTGTTTTTTTTGGTCTGAGCTGGGGTGGAAGCGGCGACCGCGGCCTTCTCTGCCAGGCTGTTGCTCATCTTGAAGAGCATGCTCATGGGGTCCAGGGATGGCAGAGCAGGCTTGGCCGCCTTACCCAGGTGGACGTTCATCACGGACTGAAGCGCACTTAGAGGATTGACGAAGGGCTGCTCTGGCGGGTGGTCTGTAATAATGGCTGTGCCGCCACACAAGGCAGAGATGGGGGATTTGACAGCAGACTCCATTCCATTCTCCAGCGACTCCTTCATATTGGCGTCACCGTTACAGTCTTTGTGGCTGCCTCCTCCGATGCTCTCGGGGGTTTTAGACCCTCTCCTCCCTTTAGGGGACTCCCCTCTGGCTGACTCCCCAGCCTCGCTGCTGCAGGGGGAGGGTGTGGCTTGTCTCATTGGGGACGCCCTTACACTGGGCTCCCGCATCTTCTCCTCCACCTTGGCTACTTTCTCAGTCACCTTCTTCACCAGCTCCTCCATGGCGTGGAAGTTGTttttggggagaggagaggtctggCGGCTGGGCGGGGAGATCAGAGGTTGGTTTTTGGCATTTTGGAAAAGGGTCTCTCCTCCAGGGAACATGTACTTCAGGGCTGAGCTCTTCCCTGAGTTGGCCAGTGAGAGCTTCATGATGTTTGGGAGCTGGTATGCAGCATGGATGCTGGGGTAGCCCCCCCAGCTGGGAGCACCGTTCTGTGCTTTGTTGATGGCTGATGTCACTGTGTTCTCCAAGGACTTCAGGATGTCAAACCCTCCCTTAGGGCTctcctccagatcctcctctgttAAGTAAGAGTATTTGGAGGAGATATCAAATTTCTCCTCTGTCTCGTCATCTCCGGTTTTCTTGTCTTTGCTGCTGTTAGCGGTTTCCTTCATAcattcctcttccttctcctccttcttaaTCTCCACAGCCATGGCAGGGGAAACACTAGAGGGAGGAGGTATgggtggaggaggtggggagaaTGCTGTGGCTGCCAGTGGCACAGACTGGAATTTCTCCTCACCAGCAGAGATGATGGGGATGGGTGTTGGGGGAGACTCCATGATGGGCTTGCCTTTCTTAATAGCAGAGTTTGTGACCTTGATGAAGTGACCGGTCACCATCATGTGTGCTGTTAGCTCCTGAAGTGTGTCGTGGGAGCTGCCACATTCCATGCATTTCAGGATCTGGGACTTCCTGGACTCGAACTGCCATGCATAACTGGCTCCATTCTGGTGTCCGTAACGGTTGTTTGGGGTGATGTAGGGGTTGGATGCCTTCTGGAGGGGGTCATAAGGGTCATTTAGGGAGGGTTTGGGGGTGCACCCATTGGAGTCTGGGGAGCTGGGGATGTCGAGCTCAATGGGGGCTCTCTTCCGGGCGGAGGAGATGATCTTGgctgccacaggagtcactggctCCTTCAGAGGAACTTTCTGGTAGTGTTTTGTCTTAATCATGTGGACACTGAGGTCCTGCAGAGACTCAAAGGAATGTCCACAGTACATACACTTCAGGACCTTCTGAGCATCTTCTTTCCCTTCCATCTCCAGGAGGGATCGTTTACGTGGCTTGGACCAGCGCTTGGTGCCGTCGCTGTCTGTCTCGTGGTTGTCATCGCGGTAGTGGCCTGTCTCATTCATGTGTACAGTCAGCCCCACCAGCGTGTCGTAGGCAGCACTGCAGTCCTTGCAGCGGAACTTACTGGCACCTGTGAAGATGGAGCCGTAGAGCTTCGTGCTCTGACGGTAGAGCTGCACGGTGCTGAATATGTTGTTTTGCTCCGCTGCTGGGAGGTTGAGCCGGTTCTGGTTCTGAGAGACCTGCTGGAGGGTCTTGGCCACGGCGGACTGGTGCCAGTCGTAACCATTGCCATTGCTGccacaactgctgctactgctactgctgctgctgctgtggctGCGTGGAGGTTTCTCCACCGCTGGCGGCTGGGTGAGGTTGAGGTTCAGAGACGACCAGTAAGAGTTGGTCAGGAAGCTGGTGTAGATGGCCTTCATCTGCTCCAGGCTGTCTGGCCCGGTGGTGGCGCCGTCCTCCGTGGCTACAGCTGTGCTGGTGGCCATCGTGACAGAGGAAGATGGCGACAAGGGCGTTAGTGGCACCTTCGCGACCTCCTCCTCATTTCTGAGAGAGGCACTCTCAAAGTCTGACATGCGGTCACTGGACTCACTCAGGTGAGACTCATTGTCCAACTCATGGCCGGAGAAGTCGGCCACGGGGGAGTCGTGGAAACCAGGCCGGTCATTGAAAAGGAAGTCCTTGTCTTGGCACATGTACTTGACCGCAGGCTCCTCCTCCCCGCCAGAGTCCTCCCCTTCCAGGTCCTCATCGAGCAGGGCAGCCTCCTTCTCATCCTCAGGGGCATACGctggggaaacagagagagaaacagatagaggaTTGTTATTACCACAGCACACCATGTCTAATGATGAAGATCTCCAATTTGGCATTCTTGCGATGCCTTGCATATCAGAAAGCTGATAGAAGTACTGGAATGTTCTTCCCATATCAGAAAAGCAAAGCAATCACAGACAAGACCACTTCATATCATCAACTGTTGCTGTAATTCCATTTCAACTTCCCCATTGCATTTACATTGTTTTCCAAATTGAGTaaagtccctccctccctccctccctccctccctccctccctccctccctccctccctccctccctccctccctccctccccctttgttCTTTACTGCAGAgactgagaaagacagagagagaagagggaaaggaaATGGCTCTTCAAACACAACTTGCCACCTTATTCTTCTCAAGGGGCAACAGCTTGAAATTAAAACTAAATTTGAAATTAATGAAGCACATTCTGGAGGTGGCATTCGTTTCTGAAGTAATAAATGACTTGTATCAACCTCCGAGACAGCAGTTCCTGTCTGTCAATTAATATGTCTTACGCTTCTTCTTCAGCCTCTAATGCATTTCTTAACAGACCCACTCGCCATTTAAGCATGCATTTTCACTCATTACACGGCACGGGCTCGCCTACTTGTAAATAAAAATGAGCGTATGTACGTTTCCAAAGCCAAATCTCTCCGAGCAAAACACATTTACTTCAATTGCAACAGATGAGAAAGTTGAGTTATTATTTACAGTTTAGCCCGGAGAGTAGACTTTCAATTTATATTCAAATCCCTCCTGTTTAAAACAATCAAATGTGGATTGCAGTGAGAAGGAAAGATacaaataatttttttttaaaaaagcaCTTCCTATCATTGTgcagacacatacacatatttggCGATGGAGGCTGTCGGCCTGGAAGACAAGCTGAGATGATAGACAGGACATTGGGATAATTCCGTACATTCCTGACCATTCCTGATTCCTAGCTGTGCATCATTCATTGTCCAGGTATGTAAACTAAGGGCAAGAATGACAC
This sequence is a window from Oncorhynchus clarkii lewisi isolate Uvic-CL-2024 chromosome 26, UVic_Ocla_1.0, whole genome shotgun sequence. Protein-coding genes within it:
- the LOC139385143 gene encoding teashirt homolog 3-like, encoding MPRRKQQAPRRAAAYAPEDEKEAALLDEDLEGEDSGGEEEPAVKYMCQDKDFLFNDRPGFHDSPVADFSGHELDNESHLSESSDRMSDFESASLRNEEEVAKVPLTPLSPSSSVTMATSTAVATEDGATTGPDSLEQMKAIYTSFLTNSYWSSLNLNLTQPPAVEKPPRSHSSSSSSSSSSCGSNGNGYDWHQSAVAKTLQQVSQNQNRLNLPAAEQNNIFSTVQLYRQSTKLYGSIFTGASKFRCKDCSAAYDTLVGLTVHMNETGHYRDDNHETDSDGTKRWSKPRKRSLLEMEGKEDAQKVLKCMYCGHSFESLQDLSVHMIKTKHYQKVPLKEPVTPVAAKIISSARKRAPIELDIPSSPDSNGCTPKPSLNDPYDPLQKASNPYITPNNRYGHQNGASYAWQFESRKSQILKCMECGSSHDTLQELTAHMMVTGHFIKVTNSAIKKGKPIMESPPTPIPIISAGEEKFQSVPLAATAFSPPPPPIPPPSSVSPAMAVEIKKEEKEEECMKETANSSKDKKTGDDETEEKFDISSKYSYLTEEDLEESPKGGFDILKSLENTVTSAINKAQNGAPSWGGYPSIHAAYQLPNIMKLSLANSGKSSALKYMFPGGETLFQNAKNQPLISPPSRQTSPLPKNNFHAMEELVKKVTEKVAKVEEKMREPSVRASPMRQATPSPCSSEAGESARGESPKGRRGSKTPESIGGGSHKDCNGDANMKESLENGMESAVKSPISALCGGTAIITDHPPEQPFVNPLSALQSVMNVHLGKAAKPALPSLDPMSMLFKMSNSLAEKAAVAASTPAQTKKNNEHLDRYFYHVNNDQPIDLTKGKNEKSSSLGSAALSSSTSTPSSGSPSSTATMAKASSAVASFMSNSPLRENALSDISDMLRNLTESQASKSSTPTSLSERSDLEGSTQEELEEISPAQKRKGRQSNWNPQHLLILQAQFTASLRQTGDGKYVMSDLSPQERMHISRFTGLSMTTISHWLANVKYQLRRTGGTKFLKNLDSGHPVFFCSDCASQIRSPSTYVNHLESHLGFRLRDLAKLSGEQLVSQISRHAKSLSEKLLSNHSHSNPHSLSHAHSPSPSPDEDGSSTSYQCTLCNRTFASKHAVKLHLSKTHGKSPEDHLMYVCELEKQ